The sequence GTTTTTCCCTTTTTTAAGTGGATTTTACCCTGATTTAACTTATTCTTGGTTGAGTTGTGAATGTTGATTGAGTTTGGTTCATTGTGCTTTTGTATAATATAATAGGTATATTGATCAATTCTCAAGGTGTTTGTATGTAGAATACAAGGATCGCGGCATTGATGTGTAGTGTCAGGTACCGTTTTCTGCATTCTTTTAGTCTTGTGAATGTGAAATGGAGGTTAAGTTAGTTTGTTGCATGCAATGCAGATTTTAGGTTAACCTATTAGTTTGTAAAATTTATTAAATGGCTATATAATTAGGTTGAGAATTATATCTAATTAGTTACTGTTCTTATTTCTTGCTCCTTGAGAGTTTATTGATGATGTTTGAAACTATGGTACATGACTTGCATATCTGTATAATTACGACATGTTGTTCGAAAGTAAAGGAATTGTTTTAAAATTACAACTTAGATGGAGCTGATGGTCAAGGTTTCTTGTGTTACTGTCCACAAAGTGAGCCACCAATGTGTAAATATGGTCCATTTTCATGGTAAAATCTCCCCTGTTCTGAGAATGCTTCTAAATACCTGTTGCTTGCATAAATGACAAAATGGGTTTAGATTAACGAGCCAATATCATTTGGTAATAGAAATTTAATGAAAATGGCAAAGAAATTATATATGCAATGAATTCTCTGGTATTGGATATGTCAATGAGTTTTGTATGGTACGTGTCTTCTCTTTGCAGGTTCCATTGTATGTGGCAACAAAGATGGCGTCGATCAAGAGAGCTTCCTTCTTCGTTCCTATATTAGTGCTTCAACAATAGTACAACATATATATATGGAAATATTCCGATGAGATTCATTTCATAGATGGATCAAAGCATCCAACTAGGGATAAAGCCATGAACATTTTGTTGTGTCGATGTTGATCCAACATCGACATGCTGTTGGATCGTACAGGCTCAAAAAAGCCTTCAAACTCCAACTGGCCGCTGGTCGGTTGCTGATTGAATGAAACGTGGTCGTCGTCTTTCTCCTGAGGCCAGGTTCCGCTGCTCTCCTCCAACTACATGAGATCACCACTAGAGTGTTCATATTTTTGTTTTAGTAAAACAAGAAAATTGACAATCAACATCTCACATATATGTAAAGGAATTAACATTTTGCTATTTCAAAACTTGTTTATTCAATAGAAAACTGAAAAATCATAGATAAGTTCAAACTTCATAACCGTTACTGTAGTTTTCAATCCTAGAAAGTATATGAGTTGATATCAATGTTAACTAATCAATTGATTGTCCGATTTGTTCAATTCACCCTTACTAAGTAATCGGTTGATTGTTTAAATCACCTTTGTTCTATTAACCTTTATTGAATGGAAGTATATGTCTAAAAAATATGTtatcctaaatatcaatcaagtggAATTTGTATATGGATCGAGGTCGTAGAATTATATCTACTTGAATTTTACGGTCGGACTAAGATAAGACGACTTCTTCGTATCGGATTATAGAAGTAAAAATTATAGGATGTTATTACTAGACAAAATAAATCATTACGTATCTCCTTTCAGATGAAAGTATCCGATTTTTTTGGATCTAAATTGAATAATTTTGACTAGTTGCACGTAGAGGATGAAAATAGTAATATCTAGGGGTTGTTTATGTGGGATTGAAGCCTCATCATGAGAAGACTATTAGACGAAATGTGATTATTTATGTGTCTTCCTTCGAATGAAAGTGGTTTGCGATTATTTGGTttgaaaatgaatatttatgaaaTTATCATCTTCACTTCTTCAACTCATATCTGtctgtctctctctctctctccccgaCATCCCACTCTCTAACCGACATCGATCCTCTCTCACTCAAAATCTTACACATGTAACAATAAGTATGCTTATTCCTCGTTGTGAAGATGCTTCCAAACCAGACGTCTTTCCTTCCAAACTCTACATGCTTCATAATCATATCCATGATTCTGCACAGAAATTAGTACTCCATTCTTAGTCAATAATAAATCATCTCTCAGAAGATGAAAAGATTCAATATTTCCACACTGTTACCTCTGTCTAATGTCACGAATACTATCAACAAGTTCCATGGTGTGCTCCACTTTCAAGTTCCCTTTTGTTTTCTCATTCCCAAGTATAATGGACGAGGCATTTAAAACCGAGACAAGTTCAACTTCGATTTTTTGCAGCTCAACGTCCACATGTTCCAAGAAACCTTCATAAGAAGATATTCTATGTAAGCTACTAATCTGGTCGTCTTCATTTTCAGCGCCTAAGCTAAGAGATCCTTGAATATCTTTCTGAGCTACATCATCAGTAGCACTTGGTAGATTATCTTTAGAAAGATTTATCATCTGACTATCTACAACTTTGTCGCCATTAAAGCTCGATTCTTTGCTGACATTTCTGACTTCTGCAACATCTTGGCTTGGAGATACAAATCGAACAGGAGTCTGAGATTCTTCTCTATCAACTTCAAGTTCCAAAGACACATTGCCTACTAATTGATTTTCTTTCAGTGATATTGCCTGCAACCGAAATAGACCTTGGACAAGATAGAGGATGAAAATCGTAAGATTCGTAACTTTAAGGGATGTATATGAAAATCGAAGCCTCGTCGTGAGAAGGCTACTAGACAAAAATATTCTTATTTACATTTGTACTTCCGGATGAACGTATTAACTTTAGTTACTTATTGCGTTTTGAATGGATGGATTGACATGTTTATGGGTATTTGTGTGCGAATGTGTGAATTGGTATTTACAATTCAACTTACTTTATTGAACAGAAACTCTCTAGTCTCTGTAATCTTCCGAAATTCGAGGATGTGTGGCGTGAAAGATTTCAGTTGAAGAACGATTTCAAGTTTTTTCGACATTCAAATGGTTCTTTTGCTTTTGATTTTGCATCCTCTCCAATGTCATCTAGCATGGGTATCTTTAATGGTGGACAGTCTTCAAGAGATTCTAAAAGTGGGTTTGATAAAAGGAGATGGACAAATGTTCTCCTTGCTGTTAATATCTTGTGAGTACAAAGTTCGTGTAATCTTTCTATATTGGTAGTATCTAGGCTGTTCCTTTGAAATTTCCATTTTCGTAATCAGCAATCTCGCGTGATCTTCTAAACATTCTACCTTCATATTTAAAAGTTTAGATGCCATTTTATAAGCTTTCGTATACCATATCATCTGTGTAGGGTTCATCTAGCACAAGTGTCCACAAAGGGGAAGTTGCTTTTATGGGGAGCTAAGGTGAGATGCCTCAGTCATTTTAAGAAAGTATAGCGATACAGAAGTTTTGGATTTCTCGAGAAATTTTGTTGATAGTAATCTTGTGAACAGGTTAATGGCCTTATGGACAAAGGACAGCTTTGGAGGCTTGTGACGTGTTCCCTTCTCCATGCAAGTATTGGGCACTTAATGGTATGGTTTAAATCTAATAGCCTGTCATTACTTCTCGTATTATATTTATGTTTAGTTCTGACAATGTTTGTTCATTTCAGATTAATTGTTATTCATTGAGTTCTATTGGTCCTCGCGTGGAATATATTTGTGGACCAAAGCGATTCATTGCAGTTTACTTCACATCAGCAGTCACAAGTAACACCTTGAACTCAGTAAAACTATCTGCTTACCTATTGGTATTCTGATGCAAATTGTTTCAAGACAACCAGGTTCTCTGGCGAGTTATTGGTTCTGCAAATCGCTGGCCGTCGGCGCTTCCGGGGAAATTTTTGGATTGGTAAACCCAATTTCATTCATAAACATTTAAAGATAATCCATCTTTTATACCTTTTCCTAGAAAATCTGACCATTGAAGTTTCTTCTCATTCATATCTCTCTGCGAATAAGTAATATGATAAAGTTTGTCCATTATTCATTTAGGTTGGATGTTTCGGTGTCTTCTTCATGAGGCACAGAGGTTTGATCAAAGGTGGCGAAGATGATCTCCGACATATTgcacaagtcatttttataaatatGGTAAGGGACTCCAACATTTTTGCATTGAAAAACAGAAAACATTTTTGCTTGGTGGATGTGCTACATCATGGTTTCTAGGGCCTGCCTGGAAGTATGAGTCCCTCTCCAATGATCGTCGGAAAATATTTGTCGATAGAGCTCCGATCAATTATCTCATCAAGCGGCACACAGGTCCTAAGAAGATCAACTAAAAACATTGCATGAATTCTACGGTAGTTCATAGCAGAGTTGACTTTCCATGATTTAGAGAAAACAGACTCTTGTAATTGATCATGTACATCATCACTACTATAAACAACTGTTTTGCTATGTCAATTTGTCCCCTTTACTGTATATTTCTGTAATGGAACTATGGAAACCCAAAAAAAAAAGTCTGTTTATGTAATTTCATTGTTCTTGTTGTATTTGTGGTTGTTTCGATTCTCAAACGAGAGTCACGCTAAATGCATaccattttgtgtgcacattatgtGCGCGATTTGTCAATAATACCATAAATTTATGAATATTCTGATCATTTGAAAGATTTTTTCTGGGTGTGCATGGTTTGCACGCAAAATGATGTGCATTTAATTTTTCCGTTTAGGTGTGTATTTAGCATGATTATTTGGAGCGGCAAAACTAAATACACAAAAAAAGGGTTAAAATACCCTTAATTTATAAATATTTTGATCGCTTCAGAGGTATTTTGTATCTATGGTATGCACCATTTTTTATTTTTGTGTGTATTTAGCATGATTCGATTTGGAGCAAACCAATTCCAGGAATGTACAAATCCATTATGGAAATTTTTTAGAACTTTGTATCAAGACTCATATACTCTAAAGGAAAATGACTATACAGCCTACACATTTGAAATAATATACTTTCCACATGTGGGAGAATATTTATGTCCTTATATAGGAAGTTGTCAGAACTTGAGGGTGAAATagtaaaaaaattaaaacttaaaaagaaaagttTTTAGAAcggtcagaaaaaaataaaaattcaaaattttgaaaAGGACGCGGGTTTCCCATTTTTTCCATCTCTgtacaaataaatataaaaaaaatactccAATTGGAAACTGAAAAATAATTTGCAAAACAAAAAATCTCACTTCTGTAcaaaaaaactttttaaaatttaaacaatgtttttgctctctctctctctcacgcgCCACACTCATCTATCTACCCCCcccctctctctatatatatatgtatgaagttGCATTTTCACAGTATCAGATCTGTTGCTTTCTTCTCTCAAGATCTTCATTGTAGGCTCTCAACTTGTTTTTGATTGTGGGTCTTTACTTGTATGAACAAAAATGAAGCATTTTTTTATTTTAGATCCTGCACATTATCTATTCGTTTAAATTCCCATGTGGGTTTTAGCTCAAATTGTGTTTTTATCATGTGGGCATTTCATTTTTAGTGATTGGAGCATTTGAATTCATATCTCACTTGAATTAATCTTTAAAGTATTGTTTTGCTGGTGGTAATTGTTTGATTTTTCAGGTGGGTTGGAATGTGTTTTATGTACCTGAGCATTCCATTTTATAAGTTACTGTGAATCAATGAACTGATAAAAGGGTGCATCTCAAATGTGGTTTTGACATATGGGCAATGGGCATTGTGCATTTGTTCTGCATTATCCATTTGGTTTCCGATGGTGCCTTGAATTCTCCATGCACGGCACTTTGTTTTGTAATTTGATCGGTACACTTATTCTTTTTGTTAAACGAGATTAATGGATACTGTATTTAGATTCATTTCGAAAGAGATTCAAATTCGGTTGATATATATTCAATTGCAAATCTGTCACTGTTTGCTTCAGGAATTAAGTCAACATTGACGAGTAGATGTCCATGCTCATGTTTTATGTCCTTTTTAGTATTAATTGAACATAGATTCAATCTTGACAATTTTGTTTTATAGGGCTAATGTTGTTTCTCCAAAGACTAGAGTGATAATTGGACGTTGCTTGGTTATGCTGTTCTGACATTAATCTATCCCTTTTGTTTCTTGCAGAACACAAACTGTTTGATAATTCCCCTCAAAGAAAATGGAAGCACTCCCTGACGCCATTGTTCAATACATCTTGTCACACATTAACAATTCCATAGATGTTGCATCTTGTAACTGTGTATCTAAGAGATGGCAGGATTTCATTCCTTACCTTAAAAGCCTCTACTTTCCTCGCAACTCTTTCGACAACCACTTCTCTGATGAAACCCCCGAGTCTATTATATGGAAAATGATTTCCAGGATCGAGTGTTTAGAAGAGCTAGTCGTGTATAGTCCATTTTCCACATCTGGTCTTGCTTCTTGGTTGCTACTAGCCGGTTCAACTCTCAAGCAGCTTGAGCTTAGAATGGATAATCTTTCCGAATCTCAGCCATCTCTCGAGAGTCCTTCAAAATTGGACTGCTTAGCAGTTGCCAAGAATTTGGAGTCCCTTAAGCTTTGGGGTGTCCTATTGATGAATTCTCCAAAATGGGAAGTCTTCCCGAAACTACAAAACCTCGAAATTGTCGGTGCGAGGGTGGACGATGCTGCATTAGTGGCTGCACTTAAGGCCTGCCCTAATTTAAGCAACTTGCTGGTCCTCGGTTGTGATGGAATTGGCACAGTTTCGATTGACTTGCCGAATTTGGAAAAGTGTAAGCTGGATTTCTATGGCGTAGGAAACTCTTCACTTTCTCTCAGTTCTCTGAAAATTGAATCTCTTGAGGTGCAAGGTTGTAGTTTGATTAGAGTCCCTGAAACCAAATGCTTGCGGAATCTTTCCATTTCCAACAATGCCGGTCAGTTTGCTTTCTTGAAAAATTTCAGTTCATCGATCAATTTACTCTCTTCACTTTCCTGATGATTTGATTGTTGAATTTGCATCCAGGTAGGGTTTACATGGTCGATTTCGGAAAGCTTCTGGCCTTAGAGTCCTTGTCCATTAGGGGTGTTCAATGGAGTTGGGACGCTATAAGCAAAATGCTTCAATGGTCAAGTGAAGTAAAGCACTTGTATATGAAGGTTGAATTTACCGGAGACTTTGAGACACTTCAACCCTTCCCGGAAATTGACTTCGTTGACTTTTTTAATAGCCATCCAAAACTCCAAAAGTTCGATATTCATGGAGCCATGTTTGCTGCTTTATGCCAGAAAGACAGCTTGAAAAATGTAAGTAACAAACTACATTTCACAGTTAGACAAAAAAGTTTAACTATCTTAGACAAAAAAGTTTAACTATCCGATGTTGATATAATATATAGTTCACTAATGGAGAATGCATATTCTAATTCTTGCAGGTAGAATCAAACTTTGTGATTCCATCACTGGAAGAAGTGGTCGTCACCGTGAGATCGCCGTTAAATGCTGAACAAAAAATGAGTACATTAGAATCTCTGTTGAAGTATACGAAGAATTTGAAGACAATGGTGATTAGGATCCTTCAAATGAAAAGCAGCCATAGTAGCACAGATGATTTCTTCGATGAGATTTGCAAGTTTAGTCATCTGAATCGGAGGATAGTTCGAATCGAATGAGTAAACCGGCAGCATTGGCATATTCTGGTCCTTTGTTTTAGCCCTACATTGTTTCAATTTTTGTTTTCTTAGACAA is a genomic window of Rutidosis leptorrhynchoides isolate AG116_Rl617_1_P2 unplaced genomic scaffold, CSIRO_AGI_Rlap_v1 contig490, whole genome shotgun sequence containing:
- the LOC139884007 gene encoding F-box protein At1g10780-like → MTCISKMEALPDAIVQYILSHINNSIDVASCNCVSKRWQDFIPYLKSLYFPRNSFDNHFSDETPESIIWKMISRIECLEELVVYSPFSTSGLASWLLLAGSTLKQLELRMDNLSESQPSLESPSKLDCLAVAKNLESLKLWGVLLMNSPKWEVFPKLQNLEIVGARVDDAALVAALKACPNLSNLLVLGCDGIGTVSIDLPNLEKCKLDFYGVGNSSLSLSSLKIESLEVQGCSLIRVPETKCLRNLSISNNAGRVYMVDFGKLLALESLSIRGVQWSWDAISKMLQWSSEVKHLYMKVEFTGDFETLQPFPEIDFVDFFNSHPKLQKFDIHGAMFAALCQKDSLKNVESNFVIPSLEEVVVTVRSPLNAEQKMSTLESLLKYTKNLKTMVIRILQMKSSHSSTDDFFDEICKFSHLNRRIVRIE